The following proteins are encoded in a genomic region of Archaeoglobaceae archaeon:
- a CDS encoding helix-turn-helix domain-containing protein has protein sequence MLKIEIQTPLMAECALVGIKELAKSFEISVETLANLDDSVKAILRMKAENAENLIQKLPELCIGFKISKNTAKVLLKEHPCLIVPVFLRSGALITKLRVGDSRLIWSIVCDDESFLKLMEALESAEIEYEIIYKGRLESEETITLREEEILKIALQKGFFDYPKKIRLEELAKQLGMAPSTLSEIIRRGQKKILQKFFE, from the coding sequence ATGCTGAAAATTGAAATACAAACACCATTAATGGCGGAGTGTGCGCTTGTTGGAATAAAAGAATTGGCTAAGTCTTTTGAAATAAGCGTGGAGACTTTGGCTAATCTTGACGACTCCGTCAAGGCAATTTTGAGAATGAAAGCTGAAAATGCAGAGAATTTGATACAAAAACTCCCTGAATTATGTATTGGTTTTAAAATTTCGAAAAATACAGCAAAAGTCCTTTTGAAGGAACACCCATGCTTAATAGTTCCCGTTTTCCTTAGATCAGGCGCATTAATAACAAAATTGCGAGTTGGAGATTCAAGACTTATCTGGAGTATCGTATGCGATGATGAAAGCTTTTTGAAGCTCATGGAAGCTCTTGAAAGTGCTGAAATTGAATACGAGATCATTTATAAAGGTAGGCTTGAGTCTGAGGAAACAATTACGCTGAGAGAAGAGGAAATTCTCAAAATTGCCCTTCAAAAAGGATTCTTCGATTATCCAAAGAAGATAAGGCTTGAAGAGCTTGCAAAGCAATTAGGAATGGCTCCTTCAACGCTTTCGGAGATCATAAGGAGGGGACAAAAGAAGATCCTGCAAAAGTTCTTCGAGTGA